A single Streptomyces mirabilis DNA region contains:
- the crcB gene encoding fluoride efflux transporter CrcB has protein sequence MTVPHPERVDEPGAAARPAPRPASPWHGQAPVVAMVSLGGAIGATARYGAARLWPVETGGFPWTTFWVNVIGCAVIGVFMVVITDVWAAHRLVRPFFGTGVLGGFTTFSTYAVDIQKLVDSGHPGIGLAYLVATLCAALTAVWLAVTATRRALVRRQR, from the coding sequence ATGACAGTCCCGCATCCCGAGCGCGTCGACGAGCCGGGTGCCGCCGCACGGCCGGCCCCGCGCCCCGCGTCCCCCTGGCACGGACAGGCCCCGGTCGTGGCGATGGTCTCGCTCGGCGGAGCCATCGGCGCCACCGCCCGGTACGGGGCCGCGCGGCTGTGGCCCGTGGAGACGGGCGGGTTCCCCTGGACCACGTTCTGGGTCAACGTCATCGGCTGCGCGGTGATCGGCGTCTTCATGGTCGTCATCACGGACGTGTGGGCGGCCCACCGACTCGTGCGGCCCTTCTTCGGCACCGGTGTGCTGGGCGGGTTCACCACCTTTTCGACGTACGCCGTGGACATCCAGAAACTGGTCGACTCGGGCCACCCCGGAATCGGCCTCGCCTATCTCGTCGCGACTCTGTGCGCGGCGCTCACGGCGGTGTGGCTCGCGGTGACCGCGACCCGCCGCGCCCTGGTACGGAGGCAGCGATGA
- a CDS encoding DUF190 domain-containing protein produces the protein MTRLTGSALRVTIFIGENDIWHHKPLYTEIVHRAHAAGLAGASVFRGIEGFGASSLIHTSRLLSLSEDLPVAIVIVDTEDRVRAFLPQLDELVGEGLVILDDCEVIRYAGRDAESGKTGKKGKR, from the coding sequence ATGACACGGCTGACGGGCAGCGCACTACGGGTGACGATCTTCATCGGCGAGAACGACATCTGGCACCACAAGCCGCTGTACACGGAGATCGTGCACCGCGCCCACGCGGCGGGCCTGGCCGGCGCGAGCGTCTTCCGCGGTATCGAGGGCTTCGGAGCCTCCTCGCTGATCCACACCTCACGGCTGTTGTCACTGAGCGAGGACCTGCCGGTGGCGATCGTCATCGTGGACACCGAGGACCGCGTCCGCGCCTTCCTGCCCCAGCTCGACGAACTCGTCGGGGAGGGGCTGGTGATCCTCGACGACTGCGAGGTCATCAGGTACGCCGGTCGAGACGCCGAATCCGGCAAAACGGGCAAGAAAGGTAAGAGGTAG
- the crcB gene encoding fluoride efflux transporter CrcB: MNWLLVIVGGMVGAPLRYLTDRAVQTRHDTVFPWGTFAVNVVGCLILGLLTGAVAAGAAGSPLQLFLGTGLCGALTTYSTFSYETLRLTETGAGFYAAANVLVSVTAGLGAAFAGVSFAQALWA, from the coding sequence GTGAACTGGCTGCTGGTGATCGTCGGCGGAATGGTCGGCGCACCCCTGCGCTATCTGACCGACCGTGCGGTGCAGACCAGGCATGACACCGTCTTCCCCTGGGGCACCTTCGCGGTCAACGTCGTCGGCTGTCTGATCCTCGGCCTGCTGACCGGCGCGGTCGCCGCGGGGGCCGCGGGTTCCCCTCTTCAGCTGTTCCTCGGGACCGGCCTGTGCGGGGCGCTGACCACGTACTCGACGTTCTCGTACGAGACACTACGGCTGACCGAGACGGGTGCGGGGTTCTACGCTGCGGCCAACGTGCTCGTGAGCGTGACGGCCGGGCTCGGCGCGGCGTTCGCGGGTGTCTCGTTCGCCCAGGCGTTGTGGGCGTAG